Within the Bradyrhizobium ottawaense genome, the region GGTGCCCGGCCGGAGGATTTCGCGGACCTCGCCTTCGAGCGGTTCTCGCTGCAGCCGATGGACGGGCCCGACGCGATCGAGAACACCGCACGCACCGTGGATTATTGCCTGCGCCATCCGCAATGGCGGCTCAGCCTGCAGACGCACAAGACACTCGGTATCAGATAGGATTTTGGGCTTTCACGATGTGGGAATTGACGAAATCGTTTCGCTTTGAAGCCGCGCATTCGCTGCCGGGAACGACCTTTGGCGCGGCCAGCGAGGAAATTCACGGCCACTCGTTTCGCGCCGAAGTGAGCGTGCGCGGCACGCCCGATCCCTCGACCGGCATGGTGCTGGATCTCGGCCTGCTCGAACGCAGCATGGCCGAGGTGCAGAAGACGCTGGACCACAAGCTCCTGAACCGGATCGAAGCGCTGGGGACGCCGACGCTGGAGAATATTTCGCGCTTCATCTGGGAACGGGTTCAGCACGCCGGCAAGATCACGCGCGTCAGCGTCCACCGCGACAGTTGCAACGAGAGCTGCACGTATTTCGGGCCGCAGGGATAGGTTTGAATTTTCCGTCATTGCGAGCCAACGGGTCGGCGCAAAGCGCCGCCCGATGATAAACTCCGCGAAGCAATCCAGACTTGTTTCCGGGAAAACTGGATTGTTTCGTCGCTGGCGCTCCTCGCAATGACGGCGAAGATGGTTGGGAGTTGTATATGGACGTTTCGCTGATCGAGGATCGCAAGGCGCGCGCCAGAACCTGGTTCGAGGCGCTGCGCAACGATATCTGCGCCGCCTTCGAAAAACTTGAGGACGACGCGCCGACCGCGCTCTATCCGGGTAGCGCCGGGCGCTTTGTCCGCACGCCGTGGGACCGCACCGATCATACCGGCAAGGCCGGGGGCGGCGGCGGGGTGATGTCGATGATGCACGGCCGGCTGTTCGAGAAGGTCGGCGTGCATTGCTCGACCGTGCACGGCGAATTCTCGCCGGAATTCCGCGCGCAGATTCCGGGCGCCGCCGACGATCC harbors:
- a CDS encoding 6-pyruvoyl trahydropterin synthase family protein; this translates as MWELTKSFRFEAAHSLPGTTFGAASEEIHGHSFRAEVSVRGTPDPSTGMVLDLGLLERSMAEVQKTLDHKLLNRIEALGTPTLENISRFIWERVQHAGKITRVSVHRDSCNESCTYFGPQG